The Gordonia terrae genome contains the following window.
GCTCAGGGTCTCCAAACCCTGCGCGAGCAGGAACGCGTTGAACGGCGCGATGGCCGCACCCGTGTCACGCAACCACTGCACGCGGGCCTTGAGTGCGAACGCGGGCGCCCCGAGGTCGGCGAAGACCGCGCCGTGGTAGCTGGGGTCCGGGGTGGTGAAACCGGGGAACAGGTCTTTCCCGTCGCGCTGGACACGCCAGTCGAAGGTCCCGCCGTCGACGATGACGCCGCCGATCGCCGTGCCGTGGCCGCCAATGTACTTGGTGGCCGAATGCACGACGATGTCGGCCCCGTGGGCCAGCGGATTGATCAGGTACGGCGTGGCGACCGTGTTGTCGATGATCAGCGGTACGCCGTTGCGGTGGGCGACCTCCGAGATGCCGGGGATGTCCAGGATCTCGTTGTTGGGGTTGGAGATCGACTCACCGAAGAACGCGCGGGTGTTGTCCTTGACCGCGGCCTGCCACGACGCCGGATCCTCGGGATCGTCGACGAACGTGACCTCGACGCCCAGCTTCGGCAGCGTGTAATGGAAGAGATTGAAGGTGCCGCCGTACAGGCGCGGGCTCGACACCACGTGGCCGCCGGTCTCGACGATGTTGAGGATCGCGTAGGTCTCCGCGGCCTGGCCCGATGCCACGAGCAGCGCGGCGACGCCACCCTCGAGTGCGGCGATCCGCTGCTCGACGGCATCCTGGGTCGGATTCATGATGCGGGTGTAGATGTTGCCCGGCTCGGCGAGCCCGAAGAGGTTCGCGGCGTGCTGTGTGTCGTTGAAGACGTACGACGTCGTCTGGTAGATCGGCAGCGCCCGCGCGTTCGTCACCGCATCGGCGGCCTGTCCGGCGTGGATCTGCTTGGTCTCGAAGCTCCAGTTGTCCACTGGGGAGGTGCCGTCGGCGGAAGTGCCGTCAGGGGCATCAGACATGGCGATTGATCACTTTCTACGGTCGGCAGGGCCAACTCGACCCTGGTGGGGTCCGACCTTCGGACCCGCGCTTGCCGGGGATCGTCGCTGCGATCCCACAACCCGGTCATCACCCGGAGCACCCCACCGCGGTTGGAGGGTTGCCGATCAGCCAGCCGGGGCTTGACGCTGATGCTCATGACCTGGCGACAAGGATATAACACGGATGTGAGTGCCGGAGAACCGTCCCGGTCAGGCCGCGTCCAACACTTTCCAAGCGCGGTCCGAAGGTGGCATGAGCTGTCCTCCGACCGAGTGAAATCACGTGTGGTCAGGGGCATAGTGCCAGGTCACGGTCGTTAGCGTCCCTCAGCGTGCTGTCGGTTTCACCGTCGCGGATCTAGCGTTCGGACCAGCCCCGGCTGCGTCGGAGGATTCCGATCGGGTGGTCCGGGTTCGCACAGGAGCGCCCCATGGCCGCGATCGCTCGTCTCCGAACCCGACGGACCTCGCTCACGATCGCCGCTCTGACCGCCCTGGCGGTCGCGGCAGCTCTCAGCCTGTCCGGGGCCCCTCCCGCGACGGCCGCCGAATGCAGCGACTCGGGCGCGGTCATCATCGTGGCCGGGACCAACGACCCGGAGAGCGCCCATCTCGTCGGTGTGAAGCAGCGCTACACCGGCAAGGTGCCGACGGTGGAGAACGGCGAGGTGGTCATCGAGGACGACCCGGGAAGTCCCTATCTCGCCGCGCCCAAGGACGTGATCCACGTCGACTACCCGACCACGCTCTGGCCACTCGGTGCCGCCGGATACGACGACAGCACCGGACAGGGCACGAGTGCGACGGCGTCGGCGATCGCCGGCTATCAGCAACGATGCGGAGCAGGCGCCGACATCGTGGTCGCAGGCTATTCCCAGGGTGCCCGTGTCGCCGGGGACGTACTCGCCGACATCGGGAACGGTCGCAACGTCGAGCAGGTCGTCGCGACCGACGAGAACGGCGACGTCATGCTCGACGAGCAGGGCAATCCGGTTCTGGTGGACATCGTGACGGGGAACATCTCCGGCGAGCTGTACGCGGATCCCCGCCGCTCCGGCGACAAGACCGGCCGCGGTATCGAGTTGTCGCTGATCGGGATCATCCCGGGTCTGACGATGGCAGGGGCACGAGGTGCGTCCGAGACCGACGGCGGGTTCGGAGACCTCGAGGGCCGGGTGGTGTCGGTCTGCATCGATGGCGATCCCATCTGTGACCTGCCGGATCCGATCCACGACCCGATCGGCGCGATCGACGGCCTGCTCGGCTACTTCACCAAGCACAACCTCTATCCGTTCCAGATGTATCGGGATCCGCGCACATCGACGTGGAACGACGGGCGGACCGTTCGCTGCGATCCGGGGACCGCGGTGTGCGTGGTCACCGCCGATTCCGCATTCGCCGAACTCGTTCAGGGGTGGGCGCGCGATCTGGGATTTTCCGGTGACATCGGGGACTTCTTGTCCGGTCGTCCGACGATCGACTTGCCGTACGGCATCGAACTCGCGAACCTGCAGCCGGTGATCCGGCTCGTGCAGGACCTCCTGCCACCGCTGCCGAAGCTCGGATATGGCGCCTATCTGCCGGATCTGTTCGTCTTCGAGGACATCCTGCAGGGGATCCTGACGCTGTCGCCGGCGAGATTCGTCGACGGAGCCACCGCCCTGGCCGCGAGCCTCCGCAGCATCGTCCTGCTCCCGGTGAACTTCGTGCGGTACTGGGCGGGAACGATCGTCGGACCGGTGGCGC
Protein-coding sequences here:
- a CDS encoding bifunctional o-acetylhomoserine/o-acetylserine sulfhydrylase, translating into MSDAPDGTSADGTSPVDNWSFETKQIHAGQAADAVTNARALPIYQTTSYVFNDTQHAANLFGLAEPGNIYTRIMNPTQDAVEQRIAALEGGVAALLVASGQAAETYAILNIVETGGHVVSSPRLYGGTFNLFHYTLPKLGVEVTFVDDPEDPASWQAAVKDNTRAFFGESISNPNNEILDIPGISEVAHRNGVPLIIDNTVATPYLINPLAHGADIVVHSATKYIGGHGTAIGGVIVDGGTFDWRVQRDGKDLFPGFTTPDPSYHGAVFADLGAPAFALKARVQWLRDTGAAIAPFNAFLLAQGLETLSLRIERHVANAQKVAAFLEGHGQVESVAYAGLESSPWYKRGQELAPKGQGAIIAFEITGGVDAGKRFVDALSLHSHVANIGDVRSLVIHPASTTHSQLTPEEQLAAGVTPGLVRLAVGIEGIDDILADLEQGFAAAK
- a CDS encoding cutinase family protein; the protein is MAAIARLRTRRTSLTIAALTALAVAAALSLSGAPPATAAECSDSGAVIIVAGTNDPESAHLVGVKQRYTGKVPTVENGEVVIEDDPGSPYLAAPKDVIHVDYPTTLWPLGAAGYDDSTGQGTSATASAIAGYQQRCGAGADIVVAGYSQGARVAGDVLADIGNGRNVEQVVATDENGDVMLDEQGNPVLVDIVTGNISGELYADPRRSGDKTGRGIELSLIGIIPGLTMAGARGASETDGGFGDLEGRVVSVCIDGDPICDLPDPIHDPIGAIDGLLGYFTKHNLYPFQMYRDPRTSTWNDGRTVRCDPGTAVCVVTADSAFAELVQGWARDLGFSGDIGDFLSGRPTIDLPYGIELANLQPVIRLVQDLLPPLPKLGYGAYLPDLFVFEDILQGILTLSPARFVDGATALAASLRSIVLLPVNFVRYWAGTIVGPVAPQAGTVTVLAADASSLRSSTFTRLATATGDVIEPVRVEPATGSDDSVAPPPAPADPTADTPGGPAGTDDASGVEAPDEDPAPAPVRDEVPAATDPSSGELSGDEPSREEPAGEEPAGEEPAGEEPAGDEPPGDDPEAADTAPAGDGSGGGGAEAGS